One region of Podospora bellae-mahoneyi strain CBS 112042 chromosome 1 map unlocalized CBS112042p_1.2, whole genome shotgun sequence genomic DNA includes:
- the HOS3 gene encoding histone deacetylase (EggNog:ENOG503NX84; COG:B) → MASPASLSELSSRPKRTFQPQVDPQQDRPASNKDGSKSPREGDLTQSLQHLTISTTSSPARQPRAPRPSPLKPTSSYDYPSESSPRRPSSAMRSPLSNSSSVRSPSRAGTPALLRKASTNSLRSVNGVTPLRRASSASILSPTPSRSARSPLRSMSPEFPEKPILTPQAVANAHFKAELDALHGPDWNRPAETVVILQDACYGHRFSRPKTSKAQLSTIVERPERVKACVLGVSAAYVRLGERHQDGDFPIAPEANPAQLPTIPFRIQKSDRRLPLTSQTVTNVHGTKWMEELKIMCETAESKLAINGKELQRPDIDRGANTGAPQKLHEGDLYLCAETLEALEGALGGVCDAVDAVFRPQGPQRAFVAIRPPGHHCSGSYPSGFCWINNVHVGIMHAILSHGLTHAAIIDFDLHHGDGSQSIAWLHNARSAGLGKNAAWWKKTSIGYFSLHDINSYPCEMGDEDKVRNASICIDNAHGQSIWNVHLQPWKTEADFWALYESKYSILLDKTREYLRVQTEKLRAQGVNSRAAIFLSAGFDASEWESPGMQRHNVNVPTEFYARLTRDVVKIAAEEGTSVEGRVISVLEGGYSDRALCSGVLSHICGLAGDGPRAKQEVAPSGLGYEMGQKLGTVEAVKGNPPKEDRARRYDPSWWSVPELEALEAAISAPSVEIRKPRNVIPPTYSSPTQASAARAAVPPKNTRRSVSGFGVPNSHGHSYRAPTPPPPDVAWTTAALELSRLLIPSERQTDSCTHEELGAEATRARRERQFALAQGAEDADPQTIPVDVPPPVIVERAPTRMSLRERKTRPTYLEDEDDDRKSRRKTVAGPAVLATEKKRPPPSRRLSTASTTVSTAVSETVDSAPPLPTAPIRAGSRLEHVRSDSVASVRTNASGINVRKTRAPAKKEPVPRAPRVSKKHVGAPAVAAPELPKSGGEGGDEVDKLAKDMKKIKITVVSKAVRDARERERNAQAKLAATDTISVTVPTEPNENKPLLSVQPPENQTVPATPSDTESTFVSSPLASAAENYPLPALSSPGHYQPSESPASPLYPASETFSNSAMSSFTPTFSSPVRGVSPHRTTSTPTPMDMFVHYHPDGPAPESNVQRQQQPLQWLPPNVATPVSAMAPMKRGDLPVFSSTGAIPFSPGPPQTPVSSPPPPVAGRVGTPAVKNSPVRNLITKMENR, encoded by the coding sequence ATGGCGTCGCCGGCGTCGTTGTCTGAGTTGTCCTCTCGTCCAAAGAGGACCTTCCAACCTCAAGTTGACCCCCAGCAAGACAGGCCCGCAAGCAACAAAGATGGCTCAAAGAGTCCCAGAGAGGGCGACTTGACCCAGTCGCTCCAACACCTGACCATATCAACCACCTCATCGCCGGCAAGGCAGCCCCGCGCCCCTCGGCCTAGCCCCCTCAAGCCCACCTCCTCGTATGATTATCCTTCTGAGAGCTCCCCGCGTCGACCAAGCAGTGCCATGCGCAGTCCGCTGTCCAACTCTTCCTCCGTCAGATCACCATCCAGGGCTGGCACTCCCGCCCTACTAAGAAAAGCCTCAACGAACTCGCTCCGCTCGGTCAACGGTGTAACGCCACTCCGCCGAGCAAGCTCCGCCAGCATcctctctccaaccccatcgaGGTCCGCCAGATCACCACTGAGAAGCATGTCGCCCGAATTTCCAGAGAAGCCCATCCTGACCCCGCAAGCCGTCGCGAATGCTCACTTCAAAGCTGAGCTAGATGCTCTCCATGGGCCGGACTGGAACCGCCCGGCCGAGACGGTTGTCATTCTTCAGGATGCCTGCTACGGTCACAGATTCTCGCGACCAAAAACCTCGAAAGCGCAGCTCAGCACCATTGTCGAACGACCAGAGAGGGTTAAGGCCTGTGTCCTGGGTGTATCTGCCGCATATGTCCGGCTGGGCGAACGACATCAGGATGGGGACTTTCCAATTGCCCCAGAGGCCAACCCGGCGCAGCTGCCCACAATACCTTTTCGAATACAAAAAAGCGACAGGCGACTTCCGCTAACCTCCCAGACGGTGACCAATGTCCACGGTACGAAATGGATGGAAGAGCTCAAGATCATGTGTGAGACGGCCGAATCGAAGCTGGCCATCAACGGAAAAGAGCTCCAGCGACCAGATATCGACCGCGGGGCCAACACGGGCGCTCCTCAAAAACTTCATGAGGGGGATCTATATCTCTGCGCAGAAACCTTGGAGGCTCTTGAGGGAGCATTGGGGGGTGTATGTGATGCGGTCGATGCCGTGTTTCGTCCCCAGGGGCCACAGCGGGCCTTTGTTGCCATCCGACCGCCTGGTCACCATTGCTCTGGCTCCTATCCGTCAGGGTTCTGCTGGATAAACAATGTTCATGTCGGTATCATGCACGCCATCCTCAGCCACGGTCTAACCCACGCGGCGATCATCGATTTCGACCTTCATCACGGCGATGGCTCCCAGTCCATTGCCTGGCTACATAATGCGAGGTCCGCTGGGCTGGGTAAGAATGCAGCCTGGTGGAAGAAAACATCGATTGGGTACTTTAGTTTGCACGACATCAACTCTTACCCGTGCGAGATGGGCGATGAAGACAAGGTTAGGAACGCCAGCATATGTATCGACAACGCGCACGGCCAGAGTATCTGGAATGTTCATCTGCAGCCATGGAAGACGGAGGCTGACTTTTGGGCATTGTACGAGTCCAAATACTCGATTTTGCTAGACAAGACTCGGGAGTACTTGAGGGTCCAGACCGAGAAACTACGTGCTCAGGGGGTGAATTCAAGAGCCGCCATCTTTTTGTCTGCCGGTTTTGACGCCAGCGAGTGGGAAAGCCCCGGCATGCAGCGGCACAACGTCAATGTCCCGACTGAATTCTATGCCCGACTAACCAGAGACGTCGTGAAGATTGCTGCCGAAGAGGGCACAAGTGTGGAGGGGCGGGTTATCAGCGTTCTGGAAGGCGGTTACAGCGATCGGGCTTTGTGCTCGGGGGTACTGAGCCACATATGTGGTCTCGCTGGCGATGGTCCTCGCGCCAAGCAGGAGGTAGCTCCCTCTGGACTTGGTTACGAGATGGGCCAGAAGCTGGGCACAGTAGAGGCTGTGAAAGGAAACCCACCAAAAGAGGACCGAGCCCGTCGGTACGACCCATCGTGGTGGTCTGTTCCAGAGCTTGAAGCACTCGAAGCCGCCATCAGTGCCCCCTCGGTTGAGATCAGGAAGCCTCGAAATGTCATTCCGCCAACCTACTCTTCGCCAACACAAGCATCAGCAGCTAGAGCAGCTGTGCCTCCAAAGAATACTCGCCGCAGTGTGTCAGGTTTCGGCGTACCAAACAGCCACGGCCATAGTTACAGGGCGCctacacctcctccacctgacGTTGCGTGGACCACAGCAGCTCTCGAACTAAGCAGATTGCTGATCCCATCAGAACGACAGACGGACAGCTGCACTCATGAGGAGCTTGGCGCAGAGGCAACTCGAGCCCGGCGCGAACGTCAGTTTGCCTTGGCTCAAGGTGCAGAAGATGCAGATCCACAGACTATCCCGGTTGACGTTCCTCCTCCGGTGATTGTAGAACGAGCACCCACCAGAATGTCGTTAAGAGAGCGTAAAACTAGGCCGACGTACTtagaagacgaggacgatgatcGCAAATCACGACGAAAAACAGTCGCCGGTCCAGCAGTGCTTGCTAcggagaagaaaagaccaCCCCCCAGTCGGCGACTTAGTACTGCGTCAACAACGGTGTCGACAGCGGTGTCGGAGACTGTGGACTCGGCACCGCCACTTCCTACAGCACCGATACGTGCCGGCTCGAGGTTGGAACATGTCAGATCTGATTCTGTCGCAAGTGTTCGGACCAATGCTTCCGGAATCAATGTGAGAAAAACTCGGGCCCCAGCCAAGAAGGAGCCTGTTCCCAGAGCCCCAAGAGTTTCCAAGAAACATGTTGGTGCCCCCGCTGTGGCAGCACCCGAACTTCCAAAGTccggtggcgagggtggtgacgaAGTCGATAAGCTGGCGAAAGACATGAAGAAGATTAAGATCACTGTTGTGTCCAAGGCGGTGCGTGATGCTCGGGAACGGGAACGAAATGCGCAAGCCAAACTTGCCGCAACAGATACCATCTCTGTGACGGTGCCTACCGAGCCGAACGAAAATAAACCTCTCCTCTCAGTTCAACCACCGGAAAACCAGACGGTTCCCGCCACCCCATCCGACACTGAGTCCACCTTTGTCTCGAGCCCCCTTGCGTCAGCCGCAGAGAACTACCCTCTGCCTGCCTTATCATCACCAGGCCATTATCAACCTTCAGAATCGCCAGCATCTCCGCTTTACCCGGCTTCTGAAACCTTTTCCAACTCCGCTATGAGTTCTTTCACTCCCACCTTCTCGAGTCCCGTTCGTGGAGTTTCGCCCCACAGGACTacctcaactccaaccccgATGGATATGTTCGTCCATTATCATCCTGATGGCCCTGCCCCTGAGTCGAATGTTCaacggcaacagcaaccactgCAGTGGCTGCCTCCCAACGTGGCCACTCCCGTGTCGGCCATGGCCCCGATGAAGAGAGGAGATTTGCCCGTCTTTAGTAGCACCGGGGCAATTCCCTTTTCGCCAGGGCCACCCCAGACGCCCGTATcgtcaccgcctccacccgtcgctgggagggtgggaacGCCTGCTGTGAAAAACTCGCCGGTTAGGAATCTGATCACAAAGATGGAGAACAGATAG
- a CDS encoding uncharacterized protein (EggNog:ENOG503P8K1), with translation MMVRKYLPLIVLVQPGVVTAILEQYVEVVHTIDVQAIHVNNFPPPNMTVQAMALQAGVTACSVANLVVTSCASAGALATTAPLGEMFDCLCCFSGTALYPAYSSCASYIYNSVEGATSAFSAMSVIWDGCLSVSPICSNRPTTPRTTTVDASTTRDVVTAGPSSTPRACASFANIVRSCSSKIPNFTAISDRELAECMCYDPFGSYTTVAEDYASTCAAWATTGRSTDYSIFAAFTTFCDDYPPGGATIRGSSGGGNDNGDIILTSAGSRSLGGNGNIVDLIPTASPTEPPPNDEESNTTPTPPPSPSGPSGAMSLRDARYGLLSWIMLALSAYMLC, from the exons ATGATGGTTCGAAAATATCTCCCACTCATTGTCCTGGTGCAGCCAGGAGTCGTCACTGCGATACTCGAGCAATATGTCGAAGTAGTCCACACCATCGATGTCCAGGCCATACATGTCAACAattttccaccaccaaataTGACTGTCCAAGCAATGGCACTACAGGCAGGCGTCACGGCTTGCTCTGTTGCCAATCTTGTGGTCACATCATGTGCCAGCGCTGGGGCTCTCGCTACAACAGCTCCACTCGGGGAGATGTTTGACTGCTTATGCTGCTTCTCAGGCACGGCCCTCTACCCGGCATACTCGTCATGTGCATCATATATCTACAACTCAGTGGAGGGGGCCACTTCGGCCTTTTCAG CAATGTCGGTCATCTGGGATGGTTGCCTTTCTGTTAGTCCCATCTGCTCCAACCGTCCAACGACCCCAAGGACGACCACGGTCGatgccagcaccacccgAGACGTAGTGACTGCTGGACCTTCATCCACCCCCAGAGCCTGCGCCTCCTTCGCCAATATTGTACGATCCTGCTCAAGCAAGATCCCCAACTTCACCGCTATCTCGGACAGAGAGCTGGCAGAGTGCATGTGCTACGACCCTTTCGGCTCATATACGACCGTCGCGGAGGACTACGCGAGCACCTGTGCTGCCTGGGCGACAACAGGCAGGTCGACTGATTACAGCA TCTTTGCAGCGTTCACTACATTCTGTGATGACTATCCACCTGGTGGAGCGACCATCAGGGgaagcagcggcggcggcaatgATAATGgcgacatcatcctcacctctGCCGGAAGCCGAAGCCTGGGGGGCAATGGCAATATTGTTGATCTCATCCCGACTGCCTCACCGACTGAACCTCCACCCAATGACGAAGAATCCAacacaaccccaacgcctccaccttcaccctctGGACCTTCCGGCGCCATGTCCTTGCGAGATGCAAGATATGGCCTGCTGAGCTGGATCATGCTGGCTTTGTCGGCATATATGCTCTGTTGA
- a CDS encoding uncharacterized protein (EggNog:ENOG503P5PR): MASDEFHLFPFLPAELRLHIWRLVLSPRVVVLTQSSTSPTPPPTLLSVCHESRQESLRSLVLLPQINTYFHPGTDILYYPRPVSPLGYSTPSPPADICLELITKVAVDYVSSEIRREWEVYNKYSFLKSFPNLEEGYLVIDAQESSSSSSGDGDRGNRAIELIDPRGDKEEIMKIMERVRESFCYELPAPSPVEEDGEGEKVEREEAEEEEKEKWVDGRIEYNGLELVPKAMVWGDCAGGVVGVCG; this comes from the coding sequence ATGGCCTCCGATGAATTtcacctcttccccttcctcccagccGAACTCCGCCTCCATATCTGGCGTCTCGTCCTTTCCCCTCGCGTCGTCGTCCTCACCcagtcctccacctccccaactcccccacccacccttcTCTCCGTCTGCCACGAATCCCGCCAGGAATCCCTCCGCTCCttggtcctcctcccccagatAAACACCTACTTCCACCCCGGCACCGACATCCTGTACTACCCCCGTCCTGTCTCTCCGCTAGGCtactccaccccctccccgccagccGACATCTGTCTGGAGCTCATCACCAAAGTCGCTGTCGACTATGTCAGCTCAGAAATCAGGAGAGAGTGGGAGGTGTACAACAAATATTCCTTCTTAAAGTCGTTCCCCaatttggaggaggggtatctTGTGATTGATGCGCaagagagcagcagcagcagcagcggtgatggtgatagGGGGAATAGGGCAATTGAGTTGATTGATCCGAGGGGGGATAAGGAGGAGATTATGAAGATtatggagagggtgagggagagtttTTGTTATGAGCTGCCTGCTCCTTCGccggtcgaggaggatggtgaaggggaaaAGGTTGAacgggaggaggcagaggaagaagaaaaggagaagtGGGTCGATGGGAGGATTGAGTATAATGGGCTGGAGCTTGTACCGAAGGCGATGGTTTGGGGGGATTGTGCTGGAGgtgtggttggggtttgCGGGTGA